One Mycolicibacter sp. MU0083 DNA window includes the following coding sequences:
- the octT gene encoding diglucosylglycerate octanoyltransferase, whose translation MSSKSSDARPTLLVFADSLSYYGPTGGLPADHPKIWPNIVAAELGWDVELIGRIGWTSRDVWWASTQDPRAWAALPRAGAVIFATSGMDSLPSVWPTALRELIRYVRPAWLRRWVRDGYGWLQPRFSPMARAALPPHLTAEYLEMTRGAIDFNRPGIPIVASLPSVHIADTYGRAHQGREPTVRAIEAWSRERDVPLVDLKAAVADEVLSGRANPDGIHWNFEAHCAVADLMLKALREAGVSGPVE comes from the coding sequence ATGTCCTCTAAATCCTCTGACGCGCGACCGACACTGCTGGTCTTCGCCGACTCGCTGTCCTACTACGGGCCGACCGGCGGGTTGCCGGCCGATCACCCCAAGATCTGGCCCAACATCGTCGCCGCCGAACTCGGCTGGGACGTCGAACTGATCGGGCGGATCGGCTGGACCAGCCGCGATGTGTGGTGGGCTTCCACCCAGGATCCGCGGGCCTGGGCTGCGCTGCCGCGTGCCGGCGCGGTGATCTTCGCGACGAGTGGGATGGACTCGTTGCCGTCGGTATGGCCGACGGCGCTGCGCGAGCTGATCCGCTATGTGCGACCGGCGTGGTTGCGACGGTGGGTCCGTGACGGTTACGGCTGGTTGCAGCCCCGGTTCTCGCCGATGGCACGGGCCGCGCTGCCGCCGCACCTCACCGCGGAATACCTTGAGATGACCAGGGGCGCCATCGATTTCAACCGGCCGGGAATCCCGATCGTGGCGTCGTTGCCGTCGGTGCACATCGCCGACACCTATGGACGTGCCCACCAGGGCCGCGAACCCACCGTCCGGGCCATCGAAGCCTGGTCACGGGAGCGCGATGTTCCGTTGGTGGACCTCAAGGCCGCCGTCGCCGACGAGGTTCTCAGCGGGCGGGCCAACCCGGACGGGATTCACTGGAACTTCGAAGCGCATTGCGCGGTCGCCGATCTGATGCTCAAAGCACTGCGTGAGGCCGGCGTATCCGGTCCGGTGGAATGA
- a CDS encoding DegV family protein: MSGPRVVVVTDSSACLPVALRDRWGIRTVPLHILLDGVDLRDGVDDVPADIYARDRVTTAGAGPDDLVGAYRNALSYSAGSGVVAVHISSLLSGTFGTAEQAAEQIGSGVRVVDSRSAAMGTGFVALAAARAAAAGADLAGVAAAADAAVHRSHAYMVVQRLDNLRRSGRIGSAAAWLGTALSLKPLLAVEDGKLVLAQRIRTVSKAVAAMLDRVCDVVGERSAALAVHHVANPQGAAEVAGALAERLPACEPAVITDLCPTLALHVGAGAVAVCVDVDPEEFVRP; this comes from the coding sequence ATGAGCGGCCCGCGCGTTGTCGTGGTGACTGATTCGTCGGCGTGCCTGCCTGTCGCGCTGCGTGACCGGTGGGGCATCCGAACGGTTCCGTTGCACATCCTGCTCGACGGCGTCGACCTGCGTGACGGGGTGGACGACGTACCGGCGGACATCTACGCGCGGGATCGGGTCACCACCGCCGGGGCCGGACCCGACGACCTGGTCGGTGCCTACCGGAACGCGCTGTCCTACAGTGCCGGTTCCGGTGTGGTCGCAGTGCACATCTCCTCGTTGCTGTCGGGGACGTTCGGTACCGCCGAACAAGCCGCCGAGCAGATCGGTTCCGGGGTTCGGGTGGTGGACTCCAGGTCGGCCGCGATGGGCACCGGGTTCGTAGCGCTGGCGGCGGCGCGTGCGGCCGCAGCCGGTGCCGACCTCGCCGGGGTGGCGGCCGCCGCGGACGCCGCCGTGCACCGGAGCCACGCCTACATGGTGGTGCAACGACTGGACAATCTGCGGCGCAGCGGCCGGATCGGCAGCGCGGCGGCCTGGCTGGGCACCGCACTGTCGCTGAAACCGCTGCTGGCCGTCGAGGACGGCAAACTTGTTCTGGCCCAGCGTATTCGCACCGTGAGCAAAGCCGTCGCGGCGATGCTCGACCGGGTGTGTGACGTGGTGGGGGAGCGTTCCGCCGCGTTGGCGGTGCATCATGTCGCCAATCCGCAGGGGGCCGCCGAGGTGGCCGGCGCCCTAGCCGAGCGCCTACCGGCCTGCGAACCGGCCGTCATCACCGATTTGTGCCCCACGCTGGCACTGCACGTCGGGGCGGGGGCGGTAGCGGTATGCGTCGACGTCGACCCGGAAGAGTTCGTGCGCCCCTGA